From Rana temporaria chromosome 7, aRanTem1.1, whole genome shotgun sequence, the proteins below share one genomic window:
- the CCN1 gene encoding CCN family member 1: MAFLGMSPLLIVAMLTGLVDLAFSSCPLICQCPLEVPRCAPGVGLVFDSCGCCKVCAKQLNEDCSKSLPCDHTKGLECNFGANSKATKGICRAKSEGRPCEYNSRIYQNGESFQPNCKHQCTCIDGAVGCLPLCPQELSLPNLGCPNPRLVKVPGQCCEEWICDEARDTFDDMEDFFSKEFGLDANEGELTSKNEFVPIVKGGHKMLPAYGSNPQAHVVETQKCIVQTTSWSQCSKTCGTGISTRVTNDNKDCRLVRETRICEVRPCGETNYSQLKKGKKCTKTKKAKAPVRYSYAGCTSVKKYRPKYCGSCVDSRCCTPQQTRTVKIRFRCDDGETFTKNVMMIQSCRCNYNCPHANEAYPYYRLFNDIHKFRD, encoded by the exons ATGGCTTTCCTAGGAATGAGCCCTCTTCTGATCGTGGCCATGCTCACCGGACTCGTAGACTTG gcgttCTCATCCTGCCCGCTCATATGCCAGTGTCCCCTGGAGGTACCCCGATGCGCCCCAGGAGTTGGATTGGTCTTTGACAGCTGCGGATGCTGCAAGGTGTGCGCGAAACAGCTGAACGAAGACTGCAGCAAGAGCCTGCCCTGCGACCACACCAAGGGGCTGGAGTGCAACTTCGGGGCTAATTCTAAAGCCACCAAAGGCATCTGCAGAG CAAAGTCTGAAGGAAGACCTTGTGAATATAACTCAAGGATCTACCAGAACGGAGAAAGCTTCCAGCCTAACTGCAAGCACCAGTGCACATGTATAGACGGGGCTGTTGGCTGCCTTCCTTTGTGCCCTCAAGAACTCTCTCTGCCCAACTTGGGATGCCCAAATCCAAGACTGGTGAAGGTGCCCGGGCAGTGTTGCGAAGAGTGGATCTGTGATGAAGCCAGGGACACATTCGATGACATGGAAGACTTCTTCAGCAAAGAATTCGGTCTGGATGCTAATGAAGGAGAGCTGACCAGCAAGAACGAGTTTGTTCCCATTGTGAAAGGAGGACACAAAATGCTACCTG CATATGGCTCCAACCCACAAGCCCATGTTGTCGAGACCCAGAAGTGCATTGTCCAAACCACATCTTGGTCCCAGTGCTCCAAGACGTGCGGAACTGGCATCTCTACAAGAGTTACCAATGACAACAAAGATTGCAGACTTGTTCGAGAGACCAGGATCTGTGAGGTCCGGCCATGTGGAGAGACAAACTACTCACAATTAAAG aagggaaaaaaatgcacaaagaCAAAAAAAGCTAAGGCTCCAGTGCGATACAGCTACGCCGGCTGCACAAGCGTGAAGAAATACCGACCCAAATACTGTGGATCTTGCGTGGATAGCAGATGCTGCACCCCACAGCAGACACGGACTGTCAAAATTAGATTCAGGTGTGACGACGGAGAAACTTTCACCAAGAACGTTATGATGATCCAGTCCTGCCGGTGCAACTACAACTGCCCACACGCCAACGAAGCTTACCCTTACTACAGGTTATTCAACGACATCCACAAATTCAGAGATTAA